The following are from one region of the Arthrobacter sp. TMP15 genome:
- the glpX gene encoding class II fructose-bisphosphatase has protein sequence MDYSQLSKSLAVGDDEPDRNLALELVRVTEAAAIAGGHWVGFGEKNLADGAAVDAMRALLSTVHFNGVVVIGEGEKDEAPMLYNGEVVGDGSGPECDVAVDPIDGTRLTAMGINNALAVLAVAERGTMFDPSAVFYMEKLVTGPEAADMVDLRLPVKQNLHLIAKAKGVKINQLTVMVLDRDRHQGLIGEIREAGARTKIILDGDVAGAIAAARAGTGVDALMGIGGTPEGIVSACAIKTLGGVIQGRLWPTDDDEKQKALDAGHDLDRVLSTNDLVTSDNCYFAATGITDGDLLRGVRYDKGKVLTQSIVMRSKSGTIRFVDGEHQAAKWETYARRN, from the coding sequence ATGGATTATTCGCAATTATCCAAGTCTCTCGCTGTTGGCGATGACGAGCCGGATAGGAACCTGGCTTTGGAACTGGTGCGTGTCACCGAGGCCGCGGCCATTGCCGGGGGCCACTGGGTTGGTTTTGGTGAGAAGAACCTGGCCGACGGCGCAGCAGTAGATGCCATGCGCGCCCTACTTTCCACTGTTCACTTCAATGGTGTTGTTGTCATTGGTGAGGGCGAAAAAGACGAAGCACCCATGCTCTACAACGGCGAAGTTGTTGGTGATGGCTCCGGCCCCGAGTGTGATGTTGCCGTGGATCCCATCGATGGCACCCGCCTGACAGCCATGGGTATCAATAACGCGTTGGCAGTGCTGGCTGTGGCCGAACGCGGCACCATGTTTGACCCCTCAGCAGTGTTCTATATGGAAAAACTTGTGACCGGCCCGGAGGCTGCCGACATGGTTGACCTGCGTCTGCCTGTCAAGCAAAATCTGCACTTGATCGCCAAAGCCAAGGGCGTGAAAATCAACCAGCTCACGGTCATGGTTCTTGACCGAGACCGCCACCAGGGCCTCATTGGTGAGATTCGTGAAGCCGGTGCGCGCACCAAAATCATCCTCGATGGCGATGTGGCCGGTGCCATTGCCGCTGCCCGTGCCGGCACAGGCGTAGACGCGCTCATGGGCATTGGCGGCACACCCGAAGGAATCGTCTCAGCCTGCGCCATCAAGACGCTGGGCGGCGTGATTCAGGGTCGTCTCTGGCCCACGGATGATGACGAGAAGCAGAAGGCGCTCGACGCCGGACACGACCTGGACCGCGTGCTCTCCACCAATGACCTTGTCACAAGCGACAACTGCTACTTTGCGGCTACCGGTATCACCGATGGAGACTTGCTCCGTGGTGTGCGCTACGACAAGGGCAAGGTTCTTACCCAATCGATCGTCATGCGCTCCAAGTCAGGGACCATCAGGTTTGTTGACGGCGAGCACCAGGCCGCAAAATGGGAGACTTACGCCCGGCGCAACTGA
- a CDS encoding WhiB family transcriptional regulator, with translation MGQAQLSVAKLQNDSVETQGGTAQLSRGVPTDWYVDPADPGAAAFHERENAQTREDAATAFLTLHEDDELAVAQLAPVQGLDNEPIWIGLHPKLEDFSDEGELGWQTDALCAQTDPEAFFPEKGGSTRDAKKVCGACNVKTQCLEYALANDERFGIWGGLSERERRRLRKRAV, from the coding sequence ATGGGGCAAGCTCAGCTGAGTGTGGCAAAACTACAAAATGATTCCGTGGAGACTCAGGGCGGCACCGCTCAACTCTCCCGTGGGGTACCCACTGACTGGTATGTGGACCCCGCAGACCCCGGTGCAGCTGCTTTTCATGAACGTGAAAACGCTCAAACGCGCGAGGATGCGGCGACGGCTTTCCTTACTTTGCATGAGGATGATGAGCTGGCTGTTGCCCAGCTGGCGCCAGTCCAAGGTTTGGATAACGAACCGATTTGGATTGGATTGCACCCTAAGCTTGAAGATTTCAGCGACGAAGGTGAACTAGGCTGGCAGACTGATGCATTGTGCGCACAAACTGATCCAGAAGCGTTCTTCCCTGAAAAGGGTGGTTCCACTCGGGATGCCAAGAAGGTTTGTGGCGCCTGCAACGTCAAGACGCAGTGTCTTGAATACGCTCTAGCCAATGACGAGCGGTTTGGAATCTGGGGCGGACTGTCGGAGCGAGAGCGCCGGCGGCTGCGGAAGCGAGCGGTCTAA
- a CDS encoding TIGR03089 family protein, translating to MNPRPKSPKYPQTPTQLLTSLRTWNATSPRLSWYGPDSERVEFSGRVLDNWVAKTANYLVDELDAEPGTVICLDLPLHWRTFVWLLATWAVGATAVSASDQLAGSPSATAADIVATTDPVGTQELLAAAKPAPLIVAVALPALQMRWLGELPARTLDYSGDVRAHADEFFADDSPAPNDVAWRHNSAATSYEQLLAPEAEPAPETQAPSPQRVLLEVRAGWEAVVPAALKVWAEGGSVVLLDAGVEPTDHLRASEQITRG from the coding sequence ATGAACCCCCGCCCGAAATCCCCCAAATATCCGCAGACCCCCACGCAGCTCCTGACATCCTTGAGAACCTGGAACGCAACCTCACCCAGGCTCTCCTGGTACGGACCGGATTCTGAACGTGTTGAGTTCTCCGGGCGCGTGTTGGATAACTGGGTTGCTAAGACGGCCAACTACCTAGTTGACGAGCTCGACGCCGAACCCGGCACTGTCATCTGCCTTGACCTTCCGCTGCACTGGCGGACTTTTGTTTGGCTGCTTGCCACGTGGGCTGTGGGGGCAACAGCCGTGAGTGCATCCGATCAGCTTGCCGGATCACCATCCGCGACCGCCGCAGATATTGTGGCCACCACTGATCCCGTCGGCACCCAAGAGTTGTTGGCGGCAGCCAAGCCCGCACCCCTGATCGTGGCCGTGGCCCTGCCTGCCCTTCAAATGCGCTGGCTCGGTGAGCTTCCTGCCCGGACCCTTGATTATTCCGGGGATGTACGGGCTCATGCGGATGAGTTCTTCGCCGATGATTCGCCAGCCCCCAACGACGTTGCATGGCGTCACAATTCCGCGGCCACCAGCTACGAACAGCTACTGGCGCCAGAAGCAGAACCCGCCCCGGAGACACAGGCTCCCTCTCCCCAGCGGGTGCTGCTTGAAGTGCGTGCCGGATGGGAGGCAGTGGTACCTGCGGCACTGAAAGTGTGGGCAGAGGGGGGTTCGGTTGTCCTGCTCGACGCCGGTGTGGAACCCACAGACCATCTGCGCGCCAGTGAGCAGATCACCCGGGGCTAG
- the purE gene encoding 5-(carboxyamino)imidazole ribonucleotide mutase gives MGSDSDWPVMEAAAAALSEFGIEFETDVISAHRMPTEMIAYGQNAAARGIRVIIAGAGGAAHLPGMLASVTTLPVVGVPVPLKTLDGMDSLLSIVQMPAGVPVAAVSIGGARNAGLLAVRMLAAGTDDLATTLTTQLATFAQSLKSQASAKGAALREKAGSAYPMAVVPQTGTTAKAVGTNT, from the coding sequence ATGGGTTCCGATTCTGATTGGCCCGTTATGGAAGCAGCGGCGGCGGCGCTCAGTGAATTTGGTATTGAGTTTGAAACTGATGTTATTTCAGCACACCGCATGCCCACCGAAATGATTGCGTATGGGCAAAACGCTGCCGCCCGAGGCATTCGTGTCATCATTGCCGGTGCCGGCGGCGCTGCCCACCTGCCCGGTATGCTCGCCTCCGTCACAACGCTTCCGGTGGTGGGTGTTCCTGTCCCGCTAAAAACCCTTGATGGCATGGATTCCTTATTGTCCATAGTCCAAATGCCTGCGGGAGTTCCCGTGGCCGCTGTTTCCATTGGTGGTGCTCGCAATGCCGGACTGCTGGCAGTGCGCATGCTGGCCGCGGGCACCGACGATTTGGCAACCACCTTAACCACCCAACTTGCCACGTTCGCACAGTCACTGAAGAGCCAGGCGTCCGCCAAGGGTGCGGCACTGCGTGAAAAAGCTGGGAGCGCCTACCCGATGGCAGTTGTGCCGCAAACGGGCACCACTGCGAAAGCCGTGGGCACCAACACATGA
- a CDS encoding peptidoglycan bridge formation glycyltransferase FemA/FemB family protein, giving the protein MKPILQTAIWAQFQRSLGKTVHEAQGPGWSFVALEEKTPLGKYIYAPYGPCADGEAALAKALSALYAVAKSVHAQYVRVEPVAAGLGADYDAVLRARGLVRAPTDIQPHLSWKIDLRQDEADILKAMRSTSRNLFRNIHKKGVSFEISTDPAQLPILLGFLGKVSGRADFTAQTDTYLTKAAEVLMPAGAAKLFIARLEDGTPIAAALSYDTADTRVYAHAAADDTYRKLNAGVPLLVSMVLDAKASSMTEFDMWGVSPEDEPDHAWAGFSRFKRSFGGAEVAYPGTWDRPVNRFMYTVYLSSRKTRSLVGTVLKSARSLTGRIRKQRGKNSSPN; this is encoded by the coding sequence GTGAAACCTATACTTCAAACGGCTATTTGGGCGCAGTTCCAACGCAGCCTGGGTAAGACTGTCCACGAAGCGCAGGGGCCCGGCTGGAGTTTTGTGGCCCTCGAGGAAAAAACTCCTCTGGGCAAATATATTTACGCCCCTTACGGTCCGTGCGCCGACGGGGAAGCAGCACTGGCCAAGGCGTTAAGCGCGCTGTACGCAGTGGCCAAGTCAGTACATGCCCAGTACGTGCGGGTGGAACCTGTTGCCGCTGGCCTGGGGGCTGACTACGATGCTGTTTTGAGGGCTCGTGGCCTGGTCCGGGCACCAACTGATATCCAACCGCATCTAAGCTGGAAAATTGATCTGCGCCAGGACGAGGCAGACATTCTCAAAGCAATGCGCAGCACCAGCAGAAACCTCTTTCGCAACATCCACAAAAAGGGTGTCAGCTTTGAGATTTCAACCGATCCGGCCCAGCTGCCGATCCTGCTTGGATTCTTGGGAAAGGTGTCCGGCAGGGCAGATTTCACAGCGCAAACTGATACTTACCTGACCAAGGCGGCGGAGGTACTTATGCCTGCCGGTGCCGCCAAACTTTTTATTGCACGCCTTGAGGATGGCACACCCATTGCCGCAGCACTGTCCTACGACACCGCGGATACCCGGGTTTACGCCCACGCCGCCGCTGACGACACCTACCGTAAACTCAATGCCGGTGTCCCACTGCTGGTAAGCATGGTCTTGGATGCCAAAGCATCGTCAATGACAGAGTTCGACATGTGGGGTGTGAGCCCCGAAGATGAACCCGACCACGCTTGGGCTGGTTTCTCCAGGTTCAAGCGCTCATTTGGTGGTGCCGAAGTGGCCTACCCCGGGACGTGGGATCGCCCTGTCAACCGGTTTATGTACACGGTCTATCTCTCTAGCCGGAAAACGCGTTCACTGGTGGGCACAGTACTGAAAAGCGCACGCAGCCTCACGGGACGTATCCGTAAACAACGGGGGAAGAACAGTTCCCCCAACTAA
- a CDS encoding 5-(carboxyamino)imidazole ribonucleotide synthase: MTFPVIGVVGGGQLARMMAPAAVALGFELRVLAESPDVCAVPAVATAPVGDYTDLDILRDFARGVDVLTFDHEHVPSAHLQTLIAEGVNVQPRPDALINAQDKLVMRAAIERLGLPNPAWAAVESVADITTFGDTHGWPVVLKMPRGGYDGKGVAFLRNADHAAEFAGDWFAAMSPLLVEEVVDFSRELSALVARTPSGEAKAWPVAESIQVAGVCDEVIAPAPGIADDVATQAQQAALTIASELGVTGVMAAELFETPGRGPGYLVNELAMRPHNTGHWTMDGAVTGQFEQHLRAVLDLPLGDTAALSPIVVMKNFLGGANQDLFSAYPAALAAEPTVKVHSYGKAVRLGRKIGHVNVIGSADDDVAGVRARATTVANIIRDGAKGTLND; this comes from the coding sequence GTGACTTTTCCTGTAATCGGTGTTGTGGGCGGTGGGCAGCTTGCCCGCATGATGGCCCCAGCAGCCGTGGCCCTTGGTTTTGAATTACGAGTTCTTGCAGAATCTCCTGACGTGTGTGCCGTGCCCGCCGTGGCAACAGCACCGGTGGGTGACTACACGGACCTGGATATTTTGCGTGATTTTGCGCGTGGCGTTGACGTGCTCACCTTCGATCACGAACATGTCCCGAGCGCTCATTTGCAGACCCTTATTGCTGAGGGGGTGAACGTCCAGCCGCGCCCCGATGCGTTGATCAATGCCCAAGACAAGCTCGTCATGCGTGCCGCCATTGAGCGGCTCGGCCTGCCCAACCCGGCCTGGGCAGCCGTGGAATCCGTGGCAGACATCACCACCTTTGGCGACACCCACGGTTGGCCCGTGGTGCTGAAGATGCCGCGCGGCGGCTACGACGGCAAGGGCGTGGCCTTCCTGCGCAACGCCGACCACGCCGCCGAGTTTGCCGGGGATTGGTTCGCCGCCATGAGCCCGTTGCTCGTGGAGGAGGTTGTTGACTTTTCCCGCGAGCTCTCGGCCCTTGTGGCCCGCACTCCCTCCGGCGAGGCCAAGGCGTGGCCCGTGGCCGAATCCATCCAGGTGGCAGGGGTGTGCGACGAAGTCATCGCCCCCGCGCCGGGCATTGCCGACGACGTCGCCACCCAGGCGCAGCAGGCTGCCCTGACGATCGCCAGCGAGCTGGGCGTCACCGGCGTCATGGCCGCGGAGCTGTTCGAGACCCCCGGCCGCGGCCCCGGCTACCTCGTCAACGAACTGGCCATGCGCCCGCACAACACCGGCCACTGGACCATGGATGGGGCCGTGACAGGACAATTTGAGCAGCATTTGCGTGCCGTTCTGGACCTGCCGCTGGGTGACACCGCGGCGCTGAGCCCCATAGTGGTCATGAAAAACTTTCTTGGCGGCGCCAACCAGGACCTCTTCAGCGCCTACCCTGCGGCGCTTGCCGCTGAACCCACGGTGAAGGTGCACAGTTACGGCAAGGCAGTGCGGCTTGGCCGTAAGATTGGTCACGTTAACGTGATTGGTTCAGCGGACGACGACGTCGCTGGCGTCCGCGCCCGCGCCACCACCGTGGCAAACATCATCCGAGACGGAGCAAAAGGAACCCTCAATGACTGA
- the manA gene encoding mannose-6-phosphate isomerase, class I, with protein sequence MFALTNLTRDYPWGSATAIAGLLGTTPSGGPEAELWMGAHPDSPSIANTPEGPVALDTLIAEHPISTLGAQAHAEFGAHLPFLVKFLAAERALSLQVHPTKSRAKKRFAEEDAAGVPRDDAHRNYKDVNHKPEMLLALTQFEALCGFRPCSEAAQLFRTVGMAIAATGTRVPALLDQILKTLDSSMAAPAVVRQAFETIAGGGQGTRTLVDLAASALSATAEAGGDLPSPLATVIELARQYPGDPGVLISLLLNRVSLAPGEAIYLPAGNIHAYLHGLGLEVMASSDNVMRGGLTGKHVDIPELLETVDFTPGEAPVVPTRVTELGQKVWEPPFAEFALQRVEISADGAPVPLVQNGPLIVVAVSGSVLLDSPRSDMVLGRGESVFIPAAENPVMVHPHANAAAETSVVFAVTCQGFNA encoded by the coding sequence ATGTTTGCACTGACCAACCTCACCCGTGACTATCCGTGGGGTTCTGCCACTGCCATTGCCGGGCTTTTAGGCACCACGCCAAGCGGTGGCCCGGAGGCTGAATTGTGGATGGGGGCACATCCTGATTCGCCCTCAATTGCCAATACTCCCGAGGGACCTGTGGCACTTGATACACTCATTGCCGAGCACCCCATCAGCACTTTGGGCGCGCAGGCGCATGCAGAGTTTGGCGCCCATTTGCCTTTCCTGGTCAAATTTCTTGCCGCCGAGCGCGCCCTGTCCCTGCAGGTGCACCCCACCAAGTCCCGAGCCAAGAAACGCTTCGCCGAGGAGGACGCTGCAGGTGTTCCGCGCGATGACGCTCACCGCAATTACAAGGATGTGAATCACAAGCCGGAGATGCTTCTGGCCCTGACGCAATTTGAGGCACTCTGTGGGTTCCGTCCCTGCTCCGAGGCTGCCCAACTCTTCCGCACCGTGGGCATGGCAATTGCGGCAACGGGTACGCGCGTGCCTGCGTTGCTGGATCAAATTCTAAAGACATTGGATTCGTCCATGGCCGCACCCGCCGTGGTGCGGCAGGCGTTTGAAACAATTGCAGGCGGGGGGCAGGGAACGCGGACGTTGGTTGACCTAGCCGCCTCTGCCCTCAGCGCCACTGCCGAAGCCGGTGGTGACTTACCTTCCCCCCTGGCTACTGTTATTGAACTGGCCCGGCAGTACCCAGGGGACCCTGGTGTGCTGATCTCATTGTTGTTGAATCGGGTCTCTTTGGCCCCCGGAGAAGCCATTTATCTGCCCGCAGGAAACATTCATGCTTATTTGCACGGATTGGGTCTGGAGGTCATGGCCTCATCAGATAATGTGATGCGCGGCGGGTTGACGGGTAAACACGTTGATATTCCAGAGCTTCTGGAGACCGTGGACTTTACCCCTGGCGAAGCTCCAGTGGTCCCGACAAGAGTGACCGAGCTGGGCCAAAAGGTTTGGGAACCACCTTTCGCGGAATTTGCCCTCCAGCGCGTAGAGATTTCAGCGGACGGTGCACCTGTTCCGCTGGTCCAAAATGGTCCTTTGATAGTTGTGGCCGTGTCGGGTTCAGTGCTGCTGGATTCCCCGCGTAGTGACATGGTTCTTGGCCGTGGCGAATCCGTGTTTATACCGGCCGCGGAGAATCCTGTCATGGTGCACCCGCACGCCAACGCTGCCGCGGAAACCTCTGTGGTCTTTGCAGTGACCTGCCAAGGATTTAACGCGTGA
- a CDS encoding GtrA family protein, whose product MYQTITNRIKGLLGLFWREVAKFGVVGGVAFVIDTGIYLWLLGGSMGGHPTKAKIIAAAVATVFSWLANRYWTFRHRRQANILREVVLFIIMNGIGLGIAAACVYISHWVLGFDSAYADVIAGSVIGLVLGTIFRFFAYRFWVFTEELDEDPGFAGDHQLLESDPSGRPGRSGHEV is encoded by the coding sequence ATGTACCAAACAATCACCAACCGCATCAAGGGCCTATTGGGCCTATTTTGGCGCGAAGTCGCCAAATTCGGGGTGGTCGGCGGTGTAGCTTTTGTCATCGACACGGGCATATATCTGTGGCTGCTGGGCGGCAGCATGGGCGGGCACCCCACCAAAGCCAAGATCATTGCAGCGGCCGTGGCAACAGTTTTCTCATGGCTTGCCAACCGCTACTGGACTTTCCGCCACCGTCGCCAAGCCAATATCCTGCGCGAAGTGGTTCTTTTCATCATTATGAACGGCATCGGTCTTGGCATCGCTGCTGCTTGTGTGTACATCTCCCACTGGGTCTTGGGCTTCGACAGCGCCTATGCCGATGTCATTGCCGGCTCCGTCATTGGCCTGGTCCTGGGTACCATCTTTAGGTTCTTCGCCTACAGGTTCTGGGTATTTACCGAAGAGCTGGACGAGGATCCCGGGTTCGCCGGCGACCATCAACTACTCGAATCTGACCCGTCAGGGCGCCCAGGGCGCTCCGGGCACGAGGTTTAG
- a CDS encoding LCP family protein, with protein sequence MSFSSPKVSRASNRPPLLTNPVRYPEPASAPVRSKRAWFLLLLTLFVPGSAQVVAGDKRFGRLALRCTFTLWALVIAAVVLGILSRETLLNLFSNPWTSLLIIVLIAAVAVGWAVMFLNTLSIIKPALLAPGMRAMVSGALVVLMALTSGSLGYGAYLINSGRNAINSIFQAGPDMVPVDGRYNFLVMGGDAGEDRSGRRPDSIIVVSVDAKTGQAATISIPRNLQNAPFSQNSPLWGVYPDGYNCGDNCIINFLYTDVTNKHPELYPDAQDPGAAAMMDATGGILGLEVQGYVLVDMAGFSNLIDALGGVKVNAGGWVPISGDDVNGTGQHLPPTGWIGPGVQTLDGYHALWYARSRQWVLEYSRSQRQQCIQAAMLAQMDPATVFTKFNAIADAGSKVVESDLAAGQLGSFVSLALKTKEHKLARLTIGPPDFPQDFPTYPDFNAIHQRVQALLNPKPAPEAPSAQENSATPDAPVDAPAGDPAAPAPAPEAPSQAPVPEPAAPPADLTAEYLQQLAINGDDVMLTSLLANNGSCSPG encoded by the coding sequence ATGAGTTTCAGCAGCCCCAAGGTGTCCAGGGCCTCGAATCGTCCGCCCCTGTTGACTAACCCGGTCCGCTACCCGGAACCGGCGTCTGCACCAGTGCGTTCAAAAAGGGCTTGGTTCCTGTTGCTGCTGACATTATTTGTTCCTGGTTCCGCCCAAGTAGTTGCCGGGGATAAGCGTTTTGGTCGTCTGGCCCTGCGCTGTACTTTTACCCTCTGGGCATTGGTGATTGCCGCCGTCGTACTAGGAATTCTCAGCCGCGAAACCCTGCTGAACCTATTTTCCAACCCATGGACCTCACTGCTGATCATTGTTTTGATAGCGGCTGTGGCAGTGGGCTGGGCCGTGATGTTCCTCAATACTTTGAGCATCATCAAACCCGCCCTGCTGGCACCAGGAATGCGTGCCATGGTAAGCGGGGCGCTGGTTGTGCTCATGGCGCTCACCAGCGGCTCGCTGGGGTATGGGGCGTACCTGATCAATTCCGGTCGCAATGCCATCAACTCGATTTTTCAGGCCGGCCCGGACATGGTGCCGGTTGATGGGCGCTACAACTTTTTGGTCATGGGTGGCGACGCCGGTGAGGACCGCAGCGGCAGGCGCCCGGATTCAATCATTGTTGTCAGCGTGGACGCCAAGACTGGCCAGGCTGCAACCATCAGCATCCCCCGGAACTTACAGAACGCCCCGTTCTCCCAAAACTCTCCCCTCTGGGGCGTGTATCCGGATGGGTACAACTGCGGTGATAACTGCATCATCAACTTCCTTTACACGGATGTTACAAACAAGCACCCTGAGCTCTACCCGGACGCCCAGGACCCGGGCGCGGCTGCCATGATGGATGCCACTGGCGGAATTTTGGGACTAGAAGTCCAGGGCTATGTTCTCGTGGATATGGCCGGATTCTCCAACCTCATCGATGCCCTGGGCGGAGTCAAGGTCAACGCGGGTGGCTGGGTACCCATCAGCGGCGACGACGTCAACGGAACCGGCCAACATTTGCCTCCCACTGGCTGGATTGGACCCGGAGTACAGACCTTGGATGGCTACCACGCGTTGTGGTACGCCCGTTCGCGTCAATGGGTGCTTGAGTACAGCCGCAGCCAGCGCCAACAGTGCATCCAGGCGGCCATGCTGGCACAGATGGACCCGGCAACTGTGTTCACCAAATTCAATGCCATCGCGGATGCAGGCTCCAAGGTGGTGGAATCTGATCTAGCCGCCGGCCAGCTCGGCAGCTTCGTGTCCCTGGCTTTGAAAACCAAGGAACACAAGTTGGCCAGGCTAACAATTGGTCCCCCTGATTTCCCTCAAGACTTCCCCACCTACCCCGACTTTAACGCCATCCACCAGCGTGTTCAGGCCCTGCTAAACCCGAAACCAGCGCCCGAGGCTCCATCGGCACAGGAGAATTCCGCAACGCCAGATGCACCGGTGGATGCTCCAGCCGGCGACCCCGCCGCGCCCGCTCCCGCACCCGAGGCCCCAAGCCAGGCCCCCGTACCCGAGCCAGCGGCACCGCCTGCGGATCTCACAGCCGAGTACCTGCAGCAACTAGCCATCAACGGAGACGACGTGATGCTGACATCGCTCTTGGCCAACAACGGGAGCTGCTCTCCCGGTTAG